In one window of Bizionia sp. M204 DNA:
- a CDS encoding cellulose synthase family protein, with amino-acid sequence MIIEGIIITIYTLALLLIFMYALAQLNLLFNYLSAKKKIDNTTKFNFKNPSEIPLVTIQLPLYNELYVVERLLENVSKIDYPQDKLEIQVLDDSTDKSIQIIHTKISELQQTGLDIKYIHRTDRTGFKAGALKAGLETAKGEFIAIFDADFLPKSDWLLQTIPHFKDNNIGVVQTRWGHINRDYSILTKIQAFALDTHFTLEQTGRNTKNHFINFNGTAGVWRKTCILDAGNWEGDTLTEDLDLSYRAQLKGWKFKYLEDVVTPAELPIIISAARSQQFRWNKGGAENFQKMFFKIVKNNGISSKTKMHGILHLLNSTMFLNILIVAILSVPMLYIKHENDTLKMYFYATSFFVVSSLIFFICYWFMYKRIHGSGFKNFVGFIGMFFSFFAIAMGFSLHNTIAVIEGHFRKRSDFIRTPKFNINTDKSSWKDNIYLKKRISTNVIFEGLLTLYFAFGMYSAFIVGNHKGDFGLFPFHLMLFLGFGYVFLKSLRN; translated from the coding sequence ATGATTATTGAAGGCATCATCATAACTATTTACACGTTGGCATTGCTTCTTATATTCATGTATGCTTTGGCGCAACTAAATCTATTGTTCAATTATTTGTCAGCAAAAAAGAAGATTGATAATACGACTAAATTCAATTTTAAAAATCCTTCAGAAATCCCTCTAGTAACAATTCAATTACCACTTTACAATGAATTGTATGTAGTAGAGCGCTTGTTGGAAAATGTTTCGAAAATAGATTATCCGCAAGATAAATTAGAAATTCAAGTGTTAGATGATTCTACGGATAAATCGATTCAAATAATTCATACAAAAATTAGTGAATTACAGCAAACAGGTCTGGATATTAAATACATTCATAGAACGGACAGAACCGGTTTTAAAGCTGGCGCATTAAAAGCTGGATTAGAAACTGCCAAGGGAGAATTTATTGCCATTTTTGATGCCGACTTTTTACCGAAATCCGATTGGCTCTTGCAAACCATTCCGCATTTTAAAGATAATAACATTGGTGTTGTTCAAACCCGTTGGGGACATATAAATCGGGATTATTCTATTCTTACTAAAATTCAAGCTTTTGCTTTAGATACGCATTTCACTTTAGAACAAACGGGACGAAACACGAAAAACCATTTTATAAATTTTAATGGAACGGCCGGTGTTTGGCGAAAAACCTGTATTCTAGATGCGGGAAATTGGGAAGGCGACACGCTAACCGAAGATTTGGATTTAAGCTATCGTGCCCAATTAAAAGGCTGGAAATTTAAGTATTTAGAAGATGTTGTAACACCTGCTGAACTCCCTATTATAATTAGTGCAGCACGATCACAACAATTTAGGTGGAATAAAGGTGGGGCCGAAAATTTTCAGAAAATGTTCTTTAAAATAGTAAAGAACAATGGCATATCTTCTAAAACCAAAATGCATGGTATTTTGCATTTATTAAATAGTACCATGTTTTTAAACATTTTAATTGTTGCCATATTAAGCGTTCCTATGCTTTATATTAAACATGAAAATGATACGCTTAAAATGTACTTTTATGCCACTAGCTTTTTTGTGGTAAGCTCACTAATTTTCTTCATTTGTTATTGGTTTATGTATAAACGCATACATGGTTCTGGATTTAAAAATTTTGTTGGATTTATTGGTATGTTTTTTAGTTTCTTCGCAATTGCTATGGGGTTTTCTTTACATAATACCATAGCTGTAATAGAAGGGCATTTCAGAAAGCGAAGTGATTTTATTCGTACACCAAAATTCAATATCAATACCGATAAGAGTTCTTGGAAAGATAATATTTATCTTAAAAAGAGAATTTCAACAAACGTTATTTTTGAAGGTCTACTTACACTCTACTTTGCCTTCGGCATGTACAGTGCATTTATTGTGGGAAATCACAAAGGCGATTTTGGATTATTCCCATTTCATCTTATGCTATTTTTAGGTTTCGGTTATGTGTTTTTAAAGTCTTTAAGAAATTAA
- a CDS encoding SDR family oxidoreductase yields the protein MENILVAGAHGTTGKKIVNLLSESQYFNPIAMVRKEEQIPFFKSKNVDTILADLEQDVTPAFKTPIDKVIFAAGSGGKNVVAVDQEGAKKLIDASKQNNIRKFVMLSSMGADNPESVSELKDYLKAKQNADNHLIKSGLNYSIVRPGALTDGELSNKIELESKLNKQGEISRNDVAQTLVRTLNDDVANKATFEIIKGDTLIADALNKVSKM from the coding sequence ATGGAAAATATTTTAGTAGCAGGTGCTCATGGTACCACAGGAAAAAAAATAGTTAATCTTTTAAGTGAATCTCAATATTTTAACCCGATTGCAATGGTTAGGAAAGAAGAGCAGATTCCTTTTTTTAAATCGAAAAATGTTGACACCATTCTAGCCGATTTAGAACAGGACGTTACGCCTGCGTTTAAAACACCAATTGATAAAGTTATATTTGCCGCTGGTTCTGGTGGAAAAAATGTCGTTGCAGTAGATCAAGAAGGTGCTAAAAAGCTTATTGATGCTTCTAAACAGAATAACATTAGAAAATTTGTGATGTTAAGTTCCATGGGTGCGGATAATCCCGAATCTGTTTCAGAATTAAAAGATTATTTAAAAGCGAAACAGAATGCAGACAACCATTTAATTAAAAGTGGTTTGAATTATAGTATTGTTAGACCAGGTGCCTTAACAGATGGAGAATTGAGCAATAAAATAGAATTAGAATCGAAACTGAACAAGCAGGGAGAAATAAGCCGAAATGATGTGGCGCAAACTTTAGTAAGAACGTTAAATGACGACGTTGCAAATAAAGCTACATTTGAAATTATTAAAGGCGACACACTCATTGCCGATGCCTTGAATAAAGTTTCAAAAATGTAA
- a CDS encoding mannosyltransferase — translation MQISNFLQVYKFQLLLALSSLLFYWAFAYDLTRTDTTKLLMLYAALFAVFYKLIQLTKHNIQYLTWIAFGFRAVFILAIPNLSQDFYRFIWDGRMILEGFNPYLYTPESFISMSIFPVAQAQELYNGMGLLNASHFTNYPPLNQLCFVIAGLLSGKNILGSVVVLRLIIIAADFGILYFGRKLLIRFKLPEHLIFWYILNPFIIIELIGNLHFEGVMLFFLIWSLYLLEKSKWQWAAVVFACSVSVKLIPLLFLPLFFRWFKKENTPETKESDKVDIKKLFSFYGIVGLTTACLFLPFYSTEFLTNYTHTVALWFQNFEFNASVYYILRAIGYWISGYNQIAIIGKLTALFIFLFIIGMAIYKKPKNTTQLIAAMLIALSMYYFTATTVHPWYVATLVLLAVFTDYKFPIVWSFMIIFSYLAYSNSSNSENLWIIAFEYVVVFSVFLHDIFKPKPLDTEFSKTF, via the coding sequence ATGCAAATTTCCAACTTTTTACAGGTCTATAAATTTCAGTTGCTTCTGGCTCTATCCAGTTTGCTTTTTTATTGGGCTTTTGCCTATGATTTAACGCGAACAGACACTACAAAACTACTCATGCTATATGCAGCATTATTTGCGGTTTTTTATAAACTTATTCAGCTTACTAAACATAATATCCAATACCTAACGTGGATAGCCTTTGGATTTAGAGCCGTTTTTATTTTAGCCATACCGAATTTATCACAGGATTTTTACCGATTTATTTGGGATGGACGCATGATTTTAGAAGGTTTTAATCCGTATTTATATACACCGGAATCGTTTATTTCTATGAGCATATTTCCCGTAGCTCAAGCGCAGGAACTTTATAATGGCATGGGTTTATTGAACGCCAGCCACTTTACCAATTACCCGCCTCTCAATCAACTGTGTTTTGTTATAGCTGGTTTATTAAGTGGTAAAAACATTTTGGGTTCGGTTGTTGTTTTACGACTGATTATTATTGCTGCTGATTTTGGAATTCTCTACTTCGGGAGAAAATTACTAATTCGATTTAAGCTTCCAGAACATTTAATATTCTGGTATATTTTAAATCCATTTATTATTATTGAATTGATAGGAAATCTTCATTTTGAAGGTGTCATGTTATTCTTCTTAATTTGGAGCTTGTATTTGTTAGAAAAAAGTAAATGGCAATGGGCAGCTGTAGTTTTTGCCTGTTCTGTTTCGGTTAAATTAATACCATTGTTATTCCTGCCATTATTTTTTAGATGGTTTAAAAAAGAAAATACGCCAGAAACAAAAGAATCAGACAAAGTAGATATTAAGAAACTGTTCTCTTTTTATGGCATTGTTGGGTTAACAACGGCCTGTTTGTTTTTACCGTTTTATTCAACCGAGTTCCTGACTAATTACACGCATACCGTTGCTTTATGGTTTCAGAATTTTGAGTTTAACGCCAGTGTTTATTACATTTTAAGGGCAATTGGATATTGGATTTCCGGTTATAATCAGATAGCTATTATTGGAAAACTAACGGCTCTTTTTATATTTTTATTTATTATTGGCATGGCTATTTATAAAAAACCAAAGAACACAACACAACTTATAGCAGCGATGCTTATCGCTTTAAGCATGTATTACTTTACGGCTACAACGGTTCATCCTTGGTATGTAGCTACATTAGTTTTGCTTGCCGTATTTACAGATTACAAGTTTCCTATAGTCTGGAGTTTTATGATTATTTTCAGCTATTTAGCCTATTCCAATTCCAGCAATTCTGAAAACCTCTGGATCATAGCATTTGAATATGTAGTGGTTTTTAGTGTATTTTTGCACGACATTTTTAAACCAAAACCGCTTGACACTGAATTTTCCAAAACTTTTTAG
- a CDS encoding alpha/beta hydrolase, with product MTLNFPKLFRRFLRIIAVLFGLYILSLIFVYFKQESFFFNPKHLEKNYTFTFKESFEELNIPVTETVSLNALLFKTEQTKKGVIIYFHGNAGAIHDWGKRAPLYLNNGYDILFFDYRGYGKSDGEYSEAKELFNDGQAIYNYVKKDYSENQIVLLGYSLGSGIAAYVASKNNPKQLILNAPYYSWKTLISEEIAPPIPTFLIKYDIPTYHFIGAVKAPITIFYGTRDFLIHPETNAKKLQKINPGNITLFPITDGGHNGLHITKQYYDELKQVL from the coding sequence TTGACACTGAATTTTCCAAAACTTTTTAGACGATTTCTTCGCATAATTGCCGTATTGTTTGGCTTGTACATTTTGTCTTTGATTTTTGTTTATTTCAAGCAGGAAAGTTTCTTTTTTAATCCGAAGCATTTAGAAAAAAATTACACCTTTACCTTTAAAGAATCTTTTGAAGAACTGAATATTCCTGTTACAGAAACCGTTTCGTTAAACGCATTATTGTTTAAAACTGAACAAACAAAAAAAGGTGTTATCATCTATTTTCACGGCAATGCGGGTGCTATTCATGATTGGGGAAAACGCGCACCTTTATACCTAAATAATGGGTATGATATTTTATTTTTTGATTATCGTGGTTATGGCAAAAGCGATGGTGAGTATTCAGAAGCAAAGGAATTATTTAATGATGGCCAAGCCATTTATAACTATGTGAAAAAAGATTATTCAGAAAATCAAATTGTTCTTTTGGGTTATTCTTTGGGTTCTGGTATTGCCGCTTATGTGGCTTCAAAAAACAATCCGAAACAACTTATATTAAACGCTCCCTATTATTCGTGGAAAACGCTTATTTCCGAAGAAATTGCGCCTCCAATCCCCACCTTTTTAATAAAATATGACATTCCAACATATCACTTTATTGGCGCGGTAAAAGCTCCGATTACCATATTTTATGGCACGCGAGATTTTCTGATTCATCCGGAAACGAACGCTAAAAAATTACAAAAAATCAATCCAGGAAACATCACATTATTTCCAATTACGGATGGTGGTCATAATGGTTTGCACATTACCAAGCAGTATTATGATGAATTAAAACAAGTGCTTTAA
- a CDS encoding head GIN domain-containing protein, giving the protein MKILILMVACMVAMTTSAQKKQKIKGDKNVVDIYKNLDPFSQIEVTDGLEVFIMQTSSNGYHVKTDANLVDIIKLDVIDGVLKIYTTHKIVSSKKMEIYVTFQDLERIHINQNAQVEGQNKFELLDFTLNCMENATFDLDINTTDFFVQMDDSSRGELQIKSTNAKAILNDKARLEGIISIDNMELTINKSAYAKLEGNVENLNLMASGSADLKGKDLKVTEAELNISNSSEVYLYVSKHLSIYARGKSILHIFGSPEISVKGLSDKSQILKK; this is encoded by the coding sequence ATGAAAATACTAATATTAATGGTTGCCTGTATGGTAGCCATGACAACAAGTGCCCAAAAAAAACAAAAAATAAAAGGGGATAAAAATGTTGTAGACATATATAAAAATCTAGACCCGTTTTCGCAAATTGAAGTAACCGATGGTCTGGAAGTATTTATTATGCAAACCAGCTCTAATGGTTATCATGTTAAAACAGACGCAAACCTAGTAGATATCATTAAATTAGATGTTATTGATGGTGTTTTAAAAATTTATACGACTCATAAAATAGTGTCAAGCAAAAAGATGGAAATATACGTCACGTTTCAAGATTTGGAGCGTATTCATATAAATCAGAACGCACAAGTAGAAGGTCAAAATAAATTTGAGTTATTAGACTTCACCTTAAACTGTATGGAAAATGCGACTTTTGACCTAGATATAAATACCACTGATTTTTTTGTTCAAATGGATGATTCATCAAGAGGAGAGCTCCAAATTAAAAGTACTAATGCGAAGGCGATACTCAATGATAAGGCTCGGCTAGAGGGCATCATTTCCATAGATAATATGGAACTAACAATTAATAAAAGCGCCTATGCCAAGCTTGAAGGAAATGTAGAAAACCTTAATCTTATGGCTTCAGGATCTGCAGATTTAAAGGGTAAAGATTTAAAAGTTACAGAAGCCGAACTTAATATCTCAAATTCGTCTGAAGTGTATTTGTATGTAAGTAAACATTTAAGTATTTACGCAAGAGGAAAAAGTATTCTTCATATTTTTGGTAGTCCAGAAATTTCAGTGAAAGGATTGAGTGATAAATCTCAAATACTAAAAAAATAA
- a CDS encoding bifunctional GNAT family N-acetyltransferase/carbon-nitrogen hydrolase family protein: MKTQKIENIELKYLTVDDYEELKSATLEAYGGVLNSYWKKHHIQDLTRKFPEGQVVIKIDGDIAGCALSIIVDYDSIDDEHTYEDIIAGESFKNHDKKGDVLYGIDVFIKPKYRGLRLGRRLYDYRKEVCENLNLKGIVFGGRMPNYQHHKDLTPKEYFEKVKRKEIHDPVLNFQISNDFHPVRILKGYLEGDTASNEYAVLMEWDNIYYTKPNKKASTVKTIVRLGLIQWQMRTYTGLDELMQQVEYFVDSVSAYRSDFAVFPEFFNAPLMAKFNHMHEPDAIRELAKYTEVIVNKLKQLSISYNINIISGSMPELVDDKLYNVGYLCRRDGSAERYEKIHVTPDEAKVWGMQRGNKLQTFETDSGKIGILICYDSEFPELSRLLADEGMDILFVPFLTDTQNGYSRVRLCSQARAIENECYVAISGSVGNLPNVNNMDIQYAQSAVFTPCDFSFPSNGIKAEATPNTEMILVADVDLSLLRELHSHGAVKNLKDRRKDFYDVVRINHNK, encoded by the coding sequence ATGAAAACGCAGAAAATTGAAAATATTGAATTAAAGTACCTTACAGTTGACGATTATGAGGAATTAAAATCGGCAACCTTGGAGGCTTATGGAGGCGTTTTAAATTCGTATTGGAAAAAACATCACATACAAGATTTAACTAGAAAATTTCCGGAAGGTCAAGTCGTAATAAAAATTGATGGAGACATTGCTGGTTGCGCCTTATCCATTATTGTGGATTATGATTCTATTGATGATGAGCATACCTACGAAGATATTATAGCGGGAGAATCTTTTAAAAACCATGATAAAAAGGGTGATGTTTTATACGGAATAGACGTGTTTATAAAACCAAAATACCGTGGATTGCGTTTAGGCAGACGACTTTATGATTACCGTAAAGAAGTGTGCGAAAACTTGAATTTAAAAGGAATTGTTTTTGGTGGTCGTATGCCAAATTACCAGCACCATAAGGATTTAACTCCTAAAGAATATTTTGAAAAAGTAAAACGTAAGGAAATTCATGACCCGGTTTTAAATTTTCAAATTTCTAATGATTTTCATCCCGTTCGTATTTTAAAAGGGTATTTGGAAGGTGATACAGCCTCCAATGAATATGCTGTTTTAATGGAATGGGATAATATTTACTATACCAAACCGAATAAAAAAGCGAGTACCGTTAAAACTATTGTGCGTTTAGGCCTTATTCAATGGCAAATGCGGACCTATACTGGTTTAGACGAACTGATGCAACAAGTGGAGTACTTTGTAGATAGTGTGTCTGCGTATCGTTCAGACTTTGCGGTTTTCCCAGAGTTTTTTAACGCACCACTAATGGCGAAGTTTAACCATATGCATGAGCCAGATGCTATTAGGGAATTGGCAAAGTACACAGAGGTTATTGTAAATAAGTTGAAACAATTATCTATTTCGTATAATATCAATATTATTTCTGGTAGTATGCCCGAATTGGTAGATGATAAATTATATAATGTCGGATATTTATGTCGTCGTGATGGAAGTGCAGAACGATACGAGAAAATTCATGTAACACCAGATGAAGCTAAAGTCTGGGGAATGCAGCGTGGAAATAAATTGCAGACTTTTGAAACAGATTCAGGAAAAATTGGTATTTTAATATGCTATGATTCGGAATTTCCAGAATTATCACGTTTATTGGCAGACGAAGGTATGGATATTTTATTCGTGCCGTTTTTAACGGATACACAAAATGGGTACTCTCGCGTCCGTTTATGTTCGCAAGCAAGAGCTATTGAAAACGAATGTTATGTTGCAATTTCAGGGAGTGTCGGTAATTTACCGAACGTGAATAATATGGATATTCAGTATGCGCAATCGGCTGTGTTTACACCTTGCGATTTTTCATTTCCAAGTAACGGAATCAAGGCTGAAGCAACACCAAATACCGAAATGATTCTTGTAGCTGACGTTGATTTGAGCCTGCTTCGCGAACTTCATTCGCATGGAGCTGTTAAAAATTTGAAAGACAGACGAAAAGATTTTTATGATGTTGTCAGAATTAATCACAATAAATAG
- a CDS encoding deoxyhypusine synthase family protein, with the protein MTTKGEISKFIEKYYLHFNAAALVDAAKGYEDQLYNGAKMLVSLAGAMSTAELGKIFAEMIRQDKVQIISCTGANLEEDIMNLVAHSHYKRVPNYRDLTPQDEWDLLEKGLNRVTDTCIPEEEAFRRIQKHIVKIWKDAEAKGERYLPHEYMYKLLLSGVLEEHYEIDIKDSWMYAAAEKNLPIICPGWEDSTMGNIFASYVLKGELKASTMKSGIEYMTFLADWYTDNSENGIGFFQIGGGIAGDFPICVVPMLYQDMERPETPFWSYFCQISDSTTSYGSYSGAVPNEKITWGKLDINTPKFIIESDATIVAPLVFAYLLGM; encoded by the coding sequence ATGACAACTAAAGGAGAAATATCAAAATTTATAGAAAAGTACTACTTACATTTTAACGCAGCTGCTTTAGTAGATGCCGCAAAAGGGTATGAGGATCAACTATATAATGGCGCTAAAATGTTGGTGTCATTAGCTGGAGCTATGAGTACGGCCGAATTAGGTAAAATATTTGCCGAAATGATTCGTCAAGATAAAGTTCAAATTATTTCTTGTACAGGTGCAAACTTGGAGGAAGATATTATGAATTTAGTAGCGCACTCTCATTACAAACGTGTGCCTAATTACCGAGATTTAACACCTCAAGATGAATGGGATTTGTTAGAAAAAGGTCTAAACCGTGTTACGGATACCTGTATTCCTGAAGAGGAAGCATTTAGAAGAATCCAAAAGCATATTGTAAAAATTTGGAAAGATGCAGAAGCCAAAGGTGAGCGTTATTTACCGCATGAATATATGTACAAATTATTACTTTCAGGTGTTTTAGAAGAGCATTATGAAATTGATATTAAAGATTCTTGGATGTATGCAGCAGCCGAAAAAAACCTACCTATTATCTGCCCAGGATGGGAAGATAGTACTATGGGTAATATTTTTGCAAGCTACGTATTAAAAGGTGAATTGAAAGCCAGCACTATGAAATCTGGTATTGAATACATGACTTTTTTAGCGGATTGGTATACCGATAACTCTGAAAACGGTATCGGTTTCTTCCAAATTGGAGGTGGTATTGCGGGTGATTTCCCAATCTGTGTGGTACCAATGTTGTATCAAGATATGGAACGTCCAGAAACACCATTTTGGAGTTATTTCTGTCAGATTAGTGATTCTACAACTAGTTACGGATCGTATTCAGGAGCTGTTCCTAACGAGAAAATTACTTGGGGAAAATTAGATATTAATACACCGAAATTTATAATTGAAAGTGATGCAACTATTGTTGCACCATTAGTTTTTGCTTACCTGCTTGGGATGTAA
- the speB gene encoding agmatinase, whose protein sequence is MDNKTYAGIEEQYSKLDSSKIVLISVPYDGTSTWQKGADKGPEAFLNASENMELYDIETGTEVYKQGVYLAKPITENSSPEKMVDAVHEATKKYIKRNKFVTAFGGEHSISIGTIRAFNECFDNLTVLQLDAHADLRKEYHGSKCNHACALYEASQTANLIQVGIRSMDVIETTVMDFDKTYFAHDMAVDDTWMDSAIDQMTENVFITIDLDAFDPSIMPSTGTPEPGGLLWYETLEFLRQVFAEKNVVGFDIVELCPNENERSSDFLAAKLYYKMLTYKFLDDAVGDSFDNNFNESKENTTKFSKFNEDDDN, encoded by the coding sequence ATGGACAATAAAACGTATGCAGGAATAGAGGAGCAATATTCCAAATTAGATAGCTCAAAAATCGTATTAATATCTGTACCTTATGATGGCACAAGTACATGGCAAAAAGGCGCGGATAAAGGTCCAGAAGCATTTTTAAATGCGTCAGAAAACATGGAGCTTTATGATATTGAAACAGGAACAGAGGTATACAAACAAGGTGTATATTTAGCGAAGCCTATTACTGAAAATTCATCACCAGAAAAAATGGTTGATGCGGTTCATGAAGCAACAAAAAAGTATATTAAACGCAACAAATTTGTTACTGCTTTTGGTGGTGAGCATTCAATTTCTATTGGTACCATTAGAGCATTTAATGAGTGCTTTGATAACCTTACCGTACTGCAATTAGATGCACATGCCGATTTACGTAAAGAATACCATGGTAGTAAATGCAATCACGCGTGTGCGCTTTATGAAGCAAGTCAAACAGCAAATTTAATTCAAGTTGGTATCCGAAGTATGGATGTTATTGAAACTACCGTAATGGATTTTGACAAAACATATTTTGCTCATGATATGGCTGTGGATGATACTTGGATGGATTCAGCAATCGATCAGATGACGGAAAATGTATTTATTACAATAGATTTAGACGCTTTTGATCCGTCTATCATGCCAAGCACAGGAACACCAGAACCAGGCGGTTTACTATGGTATGAAACACTTGAATTTTTACGTCAAGTTTTTGCGGAAAAAAATGTGGTAGGTTTTGATATTGTGGAATTATGCCCAAATGAAAACGAGCGTTCTTCCGATTTTTTAGCTGCGAAACTCTATTACAAAATGCTGACTTACAAGTTTCTAGATGATGCTGTTGGCGACAGTTTCGATAACAATTTTAATGAATCAAAAGAAAATACAACTAAATTTTCTAAATTTAATGAAGACGATGACAACTAA
- a CDS encoding arginine decarboxylase has product MNTKYIDLINQTFDFPQEEFKLEDKTLEFHDVDLMQLVEDYGTPLKFTYLPQISNNIQRAKGWFAKAIKNNKYKGKYNYCYCTKSSHFKHVLDEALTNDIHIETSSAFDIDIVENLKVEGKITDKTYVICNGFKRSQYVTNIARLINSGQKNCIPIIDNYEEIDLLSEEIKGKYNIGIRIASEEEPKFEFYTSRLGIGYKNIVPFYKNQIQDNKKVKLKMLHFFINTGIRDNAYYWNELAKCLKVYTSLKKICPTLDSLNIGGGFPIKNSLAFEFDYEYMIDEIINQINLACENEDVAVPNIFTEFGSFTVGESGGAIYEVLYQKQQNDREKWNMINSSFITTLPDTWAINKRFIMLPINRWYESYERVLLGGLTCDSDDYYNSEQHMNAIYLPKYNKDKPLYIGFFNTGAYQETIGGFGGLQHCLIPSPKHVLINKDADGNITTKLFAEQQKSEDLLKILGYNGQ; this is encoded by the coding sequence ATGAATACAAAATATATTGATCTAATCAATCAAACCTTTGATTTTCCACAAGAAGAATTTAAACTGGAAGATAAAACACTAGAATTCCATGATGTAGACCTTATGCAACTGGTTGAGGATTATGGAACTCCCTTAAAATTTACCTATTTACCGCAAATATCAAATAATATTCAGCGCGCAAAAGGTTGGTTTGCAAAAGCCATAAAAAATAATAAATATAAAGGCAAGTATAATTATTGCTATTGTACAAAAAGTTCCCACTTTAAACACGTCTTAGATGAAGCGTTAACAAACGACATTCATATTGAAACATCATCTGCTTTCGACATAGACATTGTTGAAAATTTAAAAGTGGAAGGTAAAATTACAGATAAAACCTATGTAATCTGTAATGGTTTTAAACGTTCGCAATATGTAACTAATATTGCTAGACTAATCAATAGTGGACAGAAAAACTGTATTCCAATTATTGATAACTATGAAGAAATAGATTTACTTTCCGAAGAAATAAAAGGAAAATACAATATTGGTATTCGTATTGCTTCTGAAGAAGAACCAAAATTCGAGTTTTATACGTCTCGTTTAGGGATTGGATATAAAAACATCGTGCCATTTTATAAAAACCAAATTCAAGATAATAAGAAAGTTAAACTTAAAATGTTACACTTTTTTATTAATACTGGAATTCGCGATAACGCCTATTACTGGAATGAATTGGCAAAGTGTTTAAAGGTTTACACCAGCTTAAAAAAGATTTGTCCAACCTTAGATAGTCTGAATATTGGTGGTGGATTTCCAATAAAAAATTCATTAGCATTTGAATTTGACTACGAGTATATGATTGATGAAATTATCAATCAAATAAATTTAGCATGCGAGAATGAAGATGTAGCCGTTCCAAATATTTTTACAGAGTTTGGAAGTTTTACAGTTGGCGAAAGTGGCGGTGCTATTTATGAAGTCCTTTATCAAAAACAACAAAATGATCGTGAAAAATGGAATATGATTAATTCATCATTTATCACGACCTTACCAGATACTTGGGCAATTAATAAGCGGTTTATTATGTTGCCAATTAACCGTTGGTACGAGAGTTATGAACGTGTACTATTGGGAGGTTTAACCTGCGATAGTGATGATTACTATAACAGTGAACAACACATGAATGCTATTTATTTACCAAAATATAATAAGGATAAACCGTTGTATATTGGCTTTTTCAATACAGGAGCTTATCAGGAAACCATTGGTGGATTTGGTGGATTGCAGCATTGCTTAATACCATCACCAAAACATGTATTAATTAATAAAGATGCTGATGGAAACATCACCACAAAATTATTTGCGGAACAACAAAAAAGTGAAGACTTACTTAAAATTTTAGGTTACAATGGACAATAA